GGATAATTTAATAAGAAAATCAGGTAACACCCAACTGCTCTGTTCAACCCCAAAGCAGCATATGAATTCAGCTGAGTCCACAGAAGCTGAAATTCATGTGTGCCGCTTTgtgtgatggacactgtggaagggtgagagatgggaattctgaCAGGGAAACCGAGGGTTGAGGGATTGCGGCAATTAGCCTGCAAACTTGTTCTTCACTGCTCTTCATGCTGTTTGCCGAGGAAACAGACACGGCAGTGACATTCCCACACCCAGTTCTGTAAACGAAAGATTCTCTTCCTGATTCAATGTTTTCCTATCTCACTCAAATTATATTGAGTAGTTTGCCCACACTCTCGCAGCAGGGTCCTGACACCTTGTGAGGGCCTACACATACCTAacggggtcctgacacactgtgagaccccacacatccctagCAGCGTCATGACACGccatgagaccccacacaacgtgacagggtcctgacacactgtgagatcccacacacatcCTTGGAAGAGTCCTGACATGTTGAGATCCTGCACACTCCTGACAGGTCTTTCAAACTCTGTGTAATCCTTCACACACTTGGCAGAGTCCTAACATACTTTTACACATcctttcaacacatcctttcaaaAGTTTGTGTTCAGTTGTAGTGTAACTGCAATTAACTGTTTCCACAACTCATCCAGACCCTGTCGTGCATTGACATCTGTCCTCCACTAATTCAGGACCTCAATACTCGGGACATCGCCATCCCTCTCCATAACTGAGATCCACAGTCTTTATGTCCAGAATATTCTCCCACTGACAATCCAAACTCTTGCCCAGCTACATTTTCTCCTGCATAGCCGGGTTGACGGAAGATACAGATTAAGCTAATAAACCTCGTTGTAAGGCCGGCTGGGTCATGCAAATGAATATGATGGGATGGTTGGTTCTGAAGATGTTAgttcagtggagagtgtattgtgTATCAAGTAGTTGGTCCTCGAGAGAggatcagcacatggaagtgTGAGGTTGCGGCCTATATGAAGACTTGATCGAGAGAGACAGAATTGGCAGTTCGATATTCCAGAATTCCGATATTTCAGTTTTAAGGGTGAAGTAAACTGGTTGGGGTGGTTTAATAACTGATCTGGGGAATTTCATAGCTGCACTCAGAAAGGGCATACTGGGGATTTCAAGCCTGGGGCAACATGGTGAGAGCACAACAATAGGACAGATACAATCACTGATGGGTTGTTTACTAAGCATCTCCCAGTAGTCATCATGAGATAGAGGAACTAATATATCGGCAAATTCTGGAAAGAAGCAAAAGAAGCAAGTTTGTTGTAGTAAGTAATTTTAACCTTCCCAGTGTTGATGATGGCATTACATTTTCTGCCTTGTGTTCCTTACGGCAAGAATATTTTAGGAATCTCTGGTGGTGGGATGTGGTCAGAGAATAATGTGTGTAACGTGTGAACTAGAGGAGAGGACATACTGCAGCTGCTATTTGGATGAAAGCCTACAAGTTGCTCAGGTTCCAGTGGTGGCACCTTTGGTAACAGTGAACACAACTCCTGTTCACAAATTTATGAATAAGGAGAGGTCTGCAGCTTTTAGAAACGTAGAAGACATACAGgtcagtacaggctcttcggcccacaattctgTGCCGTACATGtaattattttagaaattacctagtgttacccatagccctctatttttctgagctccatgtatctatccaggagtttcttaaaagaccctgttatatccacctccaccaccgtcaccggcagcccattccacacagtgaccactctctgcgtaaaaaacctacccctgacatcacctctgtacatacttccaagcaccttgttACGTACCCTttaactgggtttacagaccagcagaaatagaagaatccCTTGGTGTCTGGTGTTACCGAAAACTAAAGGTTTTCGTAAAAAAaagcaatacaatatcaaaaatacaaatatatatatataaaacaggttagcaataataaacataggagtgtaggaataataatcaataatagtAAACAAgctcaatgtctaggggtaaatgaattgtcattgaagaatataaagttcagttcagttcatgtgtgctgaggtagttgcggttgttgtgttgtaattgttggagagagagaaagagcaagcaagagattgagcagctgcagccagcaaaccttctgttgtattCTGATACCATTGCACCattgtggtcattcggttatgaaCCTCCGTTCTCGgtcagaccgttcttctgtggtggactcgtcactctggcatgagtggacacacacacaagtccccaccggccctgccgtcACTCTGTGAGCTTTGTTGACTGATGtcctgattcggtcctcgaaGCCTTCACCTTCCTGTAGGTGcacaacactcggtcagtgtccactggtctgtctgaggggtgtctccccacacctgtcttttatccccactgacggggtatcagccattcATCAGCTCAAAATGAcaatgtccatcaaatcaggccactcctgctgtctccttaggaacgttaacgagcaaagtaacttCCTTGTAGCGAAAGGTAAATAATCctggaagaagccataatacataaatcaattatgtctctctctccctctctcttatctgtagcagatgtctctgcctctgtgcttcatctctctctcattagcagcatatcAATAGTAATGGTCCATAGCTCTCAAAGGGGGGCggggatggttaactctgcaccccatttccatcaggtctgttcagcactccTAACAACCTTAAAATGtatcctcttgtgctagccatttttcAGCCCTGGAAACAAAAatcttctgactatccacacgaccaatacctcgcatcattttatacacctctataagttcACCTCTCttactccgtcgctccaaggaaaaaaagtccaagttcattcaacccattctcataaggcatgctccacaatccaggcaacatccttgtaaatctcccctgcactctttctatggtttccacattctacctgtagtgaggcgaccagaactaagaacagtactccaagtggggtctgaccacggtcctatatagctgcaacattacctctcagctgctaaactcaatcccaggttgatgaaggccaatacactgtatgccttcttacccagagtcaacttgtgtagcagctttgagagtcctctggactcggaccacaaattccctctgatcctccagactgcCAAGAGTGGGGTGTGCAGTATTCGGTGTGGGAAAAGTAACTTGGGGGAAAGCAGATATAATGGCAAAGGGTTAGGTTGGGAGAAACTCTTGTTGGACAAATCTCCAACTGGCATGATTAAATGTTAGCTGAGAAGAATTTGTCCGGCATGTTCCAAAGGGGATTAAAGTCAGTgacggcagcatctgtggattttgATGGGAGATGTCatagtggtagatggagttcaactcggaGAAGTATGAGGAGGTacagtttggaaggacaaactccaaggcagagaacaaagtaaatggcaggatacatggtagggtggaggagcagagggatctgggggtacatgtccacagatccgtgaaagttgtctcacaggtagatagggtagttaagaaagcttattgtgtgttagctttcataagttgagggatagagtttaagagtcgctatgtaatgatgcagctctataaaactctagttagaccactcttggagtactgtgtccagttctactcgcctcactataggaaagatgtggtagcattggaaagggtacagaggatatttaccaggatactgcctggtatagagagtatggattatgatcagagattaagagagctagggctttactgattggagagaaggaggatgagaggagacatgatagaggtatacaagaggaatagatagagtggagagccagcgccacttcctcagggcaccactgctcagtacaggaggacatggctttaaggtaaggggagagaagttcaagggggatattacaggaaggagtttttactcagaaagtggctggtgtgtggaatgcaccgcttgagtcagtagtggaggcagatatactagtgaaatttaagagactactaaacaAGTATATAGAGGAAATTAACGTGtgaggattatatgggaggcagggtttaagggtcggcacaacattgtgggccgaagggcctgtactgttctatattctatgtctgGAGGGATCTTGATGTCCATGTCCATAGCTCCGGAGATAGGTGGGATGAGTTTATGGGGACATCAGGCTGGCACCAGTGTTATGAGCTGGAggtcctatttctgtgctgttccATGCAGAACCTGCGACAGCTGAAATCCTGGACCATcaaaattcctccatctctgctctcTTCTTCACCAACCAACCTGTTACAGACCAGTAGCATCTCCCATTTCTCCGCTTTCCACAGACGTTGTCTGACCTGtactcacatctacactcccgtCCTTGTACAGCTGTGCTGCAGAGGGCAGGCCAACACGCTGCATAACAGCGGCGGACTGGAGGCCTCTGCAACGggcagtcaaaactgcccaacgcatcaccggCACCCACAGCCTACCTTTCGTCAGGgtcgtatatacagaaaggttccagaaaagggacaggagcctcaggaagaaTCCCTCCTTTCCTGCCTGTGGGCTGTTTGCCGCTCTCCCATGAGGGAGGAAGCTACGTTGCATCCacagcaggaccaccagactcaaaatggCATTGTCCTGTCTGGCAATTTCCCATCTTGCTATTACCTCTTTAATTGTGCCTTAATCCCCTCgtctgatttccaatcattcccagttctgctaattacagcacacctggttcccattaaAGAACATGGGATAAAACTCCTGCGTCACAACCATGCTTTTCCAGTTCGTTGGTCGGctctagtgtgagtaaacctcGTTTCTTGATTCCTTAGGGCTGTCAGTAGCAAGCTCCGCACCATTTCCTGGATAGTCTACGTAAACCTTGTCtccgtgtaaagactctcctggataccggttCCCTGTTCGCGACTGTGCTAACGCCTCATGACTCTGCCTCCGTGCACTGGGGTTCGTCCCCAGCCTCGTCCTTGCTACacaaaatcagttactttccccaagcagtaagactgatcaacacttcTAATGACTAAGCCACCCctccacaacaaaaaaaaacccacccGACCACCAGCACGGTTTGAAAATTTTCTGTCAGAACCACCGGACGTCAGAGTGACTCCTTTACCGTAtatatttatgtttattgtgtttttcttcgcgtttttttgtgctacatcagatctggaataacaattatttccttCTCTTTTATGCTTATTTATTTTGAATCTGTTGAGTATTTTAACACATACTCTTTCAGAGACACGTGACTGCAGATCTGCCGTCTCAAGCCATTTTCTGGAGGAAAGTGAGCTGAGCAGCGTCTGTGATgatggattggggggggggattgtctgtgttctgtgtcaaaaTGCTGACTTTCTCAATCTCctgaacaacacactgacattttCTCCCCCAGCATCCCCCACACACAGTGCACGTGCCAGTGAAAAAATATACTTTGTATTTTGAATCAGTCACGGTGGGACTCTTCTCTATCCCCATATGCCACATCCACATTGGGCTTTCAACGTTCTTCCTCAGGAACAATGACAGCTGTGACAGAAGTGGGAGTTTGTCCAGCACGGGACAGTCGggggtcagtaaactaccagggtaATACACACCTTCAAAGCACAGTTAATGTGGAAATGTGATGATCTGGTGTTTATCTGGACCAGGCGCCTCTGTCCAGATTGGGGTCTGTTAATTGACTTTACAAACATCAATTAGTACAATACCTTTGAGCTAACTCTTGTGTACTTAAATACTGAGTTCTGAGCTGAGGCATCTAACCGTTTGTCCACTGTCTGTTTCCATGGAAGAACTTcagcagaaacacaaggagaGTCTGCGggaacaaactgaaacactgagagtgaacacgatcctgatgagggagaaggtgaaggttttccagctggttgatcgatacgctgagctcacggtgaTTACTACTGTTCGAGaccggagactggtggaacatgagctgctggcaagaggcagagaccacgaggagtggagacaCAAACATCTGTGTGACCAGCTGGAAATACTCCGGAGTGATCAGTTGTTCCTGAGAAGATTTTCACGGAATAAATCCACATCTGCGATTTTGGCAGCAGTAGCCGGAGTcgcggggatcgggaaaacaacaatggtacaaaagattgtacatgactgggccacggggaaaatataccaacagttccagtttgtcttcagtttcaaattccgagatttaaactccattaactgcagaataaacctgagggaactgatcctggatcagtatccttactttgggaatttcCTGAGAGAgatctggaagaacccagagggattgctcttgatattcgatggtttggatgaattcaaagacaaaattgattttgctgacagtcaGAGAGACACAGAACCTCAGCCCACAggcacagatcctgaattcaagtgcaaggtgtctgacattgtgtacagtttaatccagggcaagctgctcccagggtgttcagtgctggtgaccacccgtccgactgcgttacatttattggaaaaggcagagatcagtatctgggctgaaatcctgggatttactgatgaggaacggaaggaatatttcatcagacattttaAAGATCAGACTGTGgcggaagctgttttcaaacacgtgaaggagaacgagatcctgtacaccatgagctacaacccctcctactgctggatcctcgctctggcactgggccccttcttcacacaaagagtcagggacccgcagcgagttcccaagaccatcacccaactgtactcctactatatttacaacatcctgaaaaaccacggccgtgagattgagaacccccgtgacgTGTTACTCAGAGTTGGTCagttggccttcagaggagtgtccgagaagaagattgtgttcaCAGATCgagatttgatcaagtacaatctgcagccttcccagttcctatccgggttcctgatggagcttttggagagagaggattctgcccggagcgtggtgtacacattcccgcacctcaccatccaagagtttgtagctgcagtcgcacaattcctgaatccccatcccggggatatcctgatATTACTCACTGAAGCCCAGAACatgacagatgggcgatttgaggtatttctccgttttgttgctggtctctcctccccaatgacagcttGGGGCCTAGAGGAGTTTCTGTGTCCACCTCTACATCAAACAACCTACCGAGTGATTGACTGGATGAGGGAGGAGGTTAAACGTCAGAGTGGAAACACATgtagtgaagctggtaaaaggagcctcctgaacacattgcactacctgtttgagtctcagaatcgtggactggctcaggccgcactgggatctgtggaaacactttcattcagtggaatgccactgaccccgattgactgcgcggtcctgtctcatgtcatcggacactgtgatacaataaaacacctcgacctggagaactgccacattcagtgtgaaggaatccagcggctggtacccgggctgcacaagtgcctggAGTTGCGGTAGTGttatttatctctcactctgaactgtgaaactgttccattCTGTTATTTCAATGTGAAGGGAATTGGGTATATCTGGTAAATCAGATAGTGAgcaattgtgacaaatgcccaggggatcggtcagtaattccccaagaACGGGAGTGTTCTGTAGTTCCTTGTGAACAGATTCTGGAGagttcatcagatcagtgaacaacgaccattggtttaatggtagtaaataacaggaatggccgtgtttatcactgcctgtgacacgtccattgacaatgttctttctcactgttactgacacccagaccgacactgactgcagcaggtgggtcagagattcacacccccttcccagtgagggacaagagaccgtcagcagactgtcccagtgagggaaagaaataccattgtgagattgtcctcccctGCCCTTCCCCGTGTGCGACTATCACGATCAGTCCACCTGTGTGACTGTGCTCATTACTAGTTACCCAGACCCCATGGGCGGATCTCCTCTCCCGATTGTGGGCAATCTATTTCTGCATCCTCTTGTCTTGTGGGATTATCTTTTCCCTGCTGTGGGACCTCTCATCCCCGTCCTCCCTCTATTGAGACCCCTCCTCCGTCCTTCTGTGGGATAATTCTTCCTCAATCACCTTCCTCCTGCAAGATTTTCCTATCCCTTTGTGGGATAGGTGGGTTCACTTCCAATATATCCCATTGACACTTTCCCACTTACAAATTTTCCTCACTATGGGACTAAATTCTGACATTCGGTAAATACACTGGAGCTGGGCAGTGATGGACATTGGCAGTGATGGGAACTCcaatcagtgatttactgaagtgtttaatgtttcctgaaatatccgagtgagagaaatcccctcagacccacggtttgaatcactttgttcatcaatctgtcattttgtgtttagacttgggctTAATGACCTGGGAGATTTAGGAGTGAatctggtgtctgcggctctgatgaacccggagtgtaaaatacagaaaatgtggtaagtaccagacagtgggagattgtgtttacagtcactggatgTCTggcactgaacattaatgtgatcagtaattgtgttactgatgaacactggggatttgtatcATCTCTTGTCTCtttgtgtccttcaccctcactctctctcatctccaggctggacaatgtcggtctcacagattctggtgccaagGATCTCGCCTCctctctcagtacaaacccatcactgacggagctgaacctGACTGACAATGAACTGAGAGATTCAGGAgttaaactggtgtctgcggctctgaggaaccaggagtgtaaaatacagaaactgtggtaagtaccagactgtgggagattgtgtttacagtcactgggtgtctgacacagaACATTAATGtgctcagtaattgtgttactgataaacattggggatttgtaccgtctcctgtctctctgtgtacttcaccctcactctctctcatctccaggctgaggaatgttggtctcacagattctggtgccgaggatctcgtctccgctctcagtacaaaaccatcactgacggagctggacctgagtgagaatgaactgggagattcaggagttaaACTGGTGTCTGCAGCTC
The window above is part of the Hypanus sabinus isolate sHypSab1 unplaced genomic scaffold, sHypSab1.hap1 scaffold_581, whole genome shotgun sequence genome. Proteins encoded here:
- the LOC132389470 gene encoding NACHT, LRR and PYD domains-containing protein 3-like, whose amino-acid sequence is MGQCFSSGKVPVASTSRKDPEQKKLKKPLHKMDQVSSSGEDPVASTSGKNRGPSSEITELLASWNDFQLLQLTDFYRDRLEQAMEGGVSGVSLALTAENQFSGEEHRKISDLADKGEWADSSKLLLSLVMEKGSRARRVMWETFVKMRIGVPKLDKILKEIQEHGCVPVHQPLPEIPRELKELQQKHKESLREQTETLRVNTILMREKVKVFQLVDRYAELTVITTVRDRRLVEHELLARGRDHEEWRHKHLCDQLEILRSDQLFLRRFSRNKSTSAILAAVAGVAGIGKTTMVQKIVHDWATGKIYQQFQFVFSFKFRDLNSINCRINLRELILDQYPYFGNFLREIWKNPEGLLLIFDGLDEFKDKIDFADSQRDTEPQPTGTDPEFKCKVSDIVYSLIQGKLLPGCSVLVTTRPTALHLLEKAEISIWAEILGFTDEERKEYFIRHFKDQTVAEAVFKHVKENEILYTMSYNPSYCWILALALGPFFTQRVRDPQRVPKTITQLYSYYIYNILKNHGREIENPRDVLLRVGQLAFRGVSEKKIVFTDRDLIKYNLQPSQFLSGFLMELLEREDSARSVVYTFPHLTIQEFVAAVAQFLNPHPGDILILLTEAQNMTDGRFEVFLRFVAGLSSPMTAWGLEEFLCPPLHQTTYRVIDWMREEVKRQSGNTCSEAGKRSLLNTLHYLFESQNRGLAQAALGSVETLSFSGMPLTPIDCAVLSHVIGHCDTIKHLDLENCHIQCEGIQRLVPGLHKCLELRLGLNDLGDLGVNLVSAALMNPECKIQKMW